In Candidatus Hydrogenedentota bacterium, a single genomic region encodes these proteins:
- a CDS encoding glycosyltransferase family 2 protein gives MVPRVSVIVPTWNHKEMLGDCLYSLETQTYDAMEIVVVDDGSTDGTAEFVHLYFPGVRVIRQEKNRGFCAAVNAGIRSAATEYIILLNNDMTVHSKFVAWLVSAADSSNAALFAPLVLFRDDLTYIYCAGDMQLRNGRPESIGYRSFESGFQEPDEIFGVSAGAALYRREVFEQVGLFDERFHAYFEDSDFNFRARLAGFTAKFVRAALAYHVGSASLEGRTWWRSRQCYRNHALLVLKNFPLPVLIRNAPGILMERFNQTSRLLSSARAEFGLARALCILMKTWLSMMTAIPHCLAERRRIQRSRKISIPELNRLLDMAEEP, from the coding sequence ATGGTCCCGCGTGTCTCCGTCATCGTTCCCACGTGGAATCACAAAGAGATGCTCGGCGATTGTCTGTACAGTCTCGAGACGCAGACGTACGACGCAATGGAGATTGTGGTCGTTGACGACGGGTCTACGGACGGGACGGCAGAATTCGTTCACCTCTATTTCCCCGGTGTGCGCGTAATACGTCAAGAGAAGAACCGTGGATTCTGCGCCGCCGTCAATGCCGGCATCCGCTCGGCCGCCACGGAATACATCATCCTTCTGAACAACGACATGACGGTACATTCGAAGTTTGTCGCATGGCTCGTCAGCGCGGCGGACTCGTCGAATGCGGCCCTCTTCGCGCCGCTCGTGTTGTTTCGGGATGACCTCACGTACATCTACTGCGCGGGAGACATGCAGTTGCGCAACGGACGCCCCGAGAGTATCGGATACCGCAGCTTCGAATCGGGCTTTCAAGAGCCCGACGAGATATTCGGCGTGTCCGCGGGAGCCGCCCTCTACCGGCGCGAAGTCTTTGAGCAAGTCGGCCTGTTCGACGAGCGCTTCCATGCCTATTTCGAAGACAGCGACTTCAATTTCCGTGCCCGGCTCGCCGGGTTCACCGCCAAATTCGTGCGCGCCGCGCTAGCCTATCACGTGGGTTCGGCGAGCTTGGAGGGCCGCACGTGGTGGCGCTCGCGCCAATGTTATCGCAACCATGCCTTGCTTGTGTTGAAGAACTTCCCCCTGCCTGTGTTGATACGGAATGCGCCCGGTATCCTCATGGAGCGGTTCAACCAGACAAGCCGTTTGCTGTCGTCGGCGCGCGCGGAATTTGGGTTGGCGCGCGCGTTGTGCATACTGATGAAGACGTGGCTGAGCATGATGACCGCGATTCCGCATTGTCTGGCGGAGCGACGCCGGATTCAGCGCTCGCGCAAGATCTCCATCCCGGAATTGAACCGCTTGCTCGACATGGCGGAGGAACCTTGA
- a CDS encoding class I SAM-dependent methyltransferase: MHDFADFVLKPCIRQFGYVRILEIGAQYGENTDELAELPSVHVTVIDPCVDADLCARHAGNNRIAIRKGLSLDVLPDLTQPFDCILIDGDHNWYTVYNELRIIRERELLLRGGAIFLHDTWWPYGRRDGYYAPDRIPAQYRQPFAYQGIVRGQSALSESEGVNAQIANATHEGGPRNGVLTAVEDFLHEYDHKYLFFNLRLQYGLGTLYRRRDRECDSAFSEFHRDIQWRLRVGRVKDFVRAMSPSIYTAARRIAKTLRGERPRE; the protein is encoded by the coding sequence ATGCACGACTTCGCTGATTTCGTGCTCAAACCGTGCATTCGCCAGTTCGGATATGTCCGGATTCTCGAAATTGGCGCCCAGTACGGCGAGAACACCGATGAATTGGCGGAGTTGCCTTCTGTGCACGTTACGGTCATCGATCCGTGTGTTGATGCGGATTTGTGCGCGCGGCACGCGGGAAACAACCGCATTGCGATACGCAAAGGATTGAGCCTGGATGTGCTGCCCGATTTGACGCAGCCGTTTGACTGCATTCTGATCGACGGCGATCACAATTGGTACACGGTCTACAACGAACTCCGAATCATCCGTGAACGGGAGTTGCTGCTGCGCGGAGGAGCGATTTTCCTTCACGATACGTGGTGGCCCTATGGCCGCCGCGACGGGTACTACGCGCCGGACCGCATTCCCGCGCAGTACCGTCAGCCGTTTGCATATCAAGGCATCGTGCGCGGACAGTCCGCACTGAGCGAATCCGAAGGCGTCAACGCGCAGATCGCCAACGCAACCCATGAAGGAGGACCTCGAAACGGCGTCCTCACGGCCGTGGAGGACTTTCTTCACGAGTACGACCATAAGTACCTATTCTTCAACTTGAGGCTTCAGTACGGCCTCGGCACGCTTTACCGGCGCAGGGACCGCGAATGCGATTCCGCGTTTTCCGAGTTCCATCGAGACATTCAATGGCGTCTGCGCGTGGGCAGGGTGAAGGACTTCGTTCGTGCGATGTCCCCGTCCATATACACGGCAGCGCGCCGCATCGCGAAGACCCTTCGGGGAGAGCGTCCCCGTGAGTGA
- a CDS encoding polysaccharide biosynthesis C-terminal domain-containing protein: MSVRRTLTRNTLFNIGGRICEALVSLVLMYYIYTRVGLAYSGLWGLVGAAIGYVSLVDLGLGSAYGKFIAEHNARGDREGISSVVSTGLAFYAALGVVVVTVGWPCVDKLMMWMASRRGADGMPLHDPAFVADMRFLLFGALLVFAASNCVAPFSAVQTGLQRMGVTNAISTVLAFGKAVVTVLFLEFGYGVRGLLYANVTIFMAFAAVTVLSAFLLAPGLRISPRYLRGATFRMLLGFGWRTQVGRLANLVTFDTDILVIGFVLQQFDRLGLYKFGIELANKMRQIPVMLLGAILPAAADLDARAELERLQRLYVLSTKYVSVVLVPLAAFTIGTAGILMRTWLGHGFETSAWVLRIIAAGYIANVFAGPGISVALGMGRADLQMRSGILAMIVNIALTVVLYVSIGFYGIPIATAASLFLTTAWFIVVMKSVIGVSAKTLVSTTLLWPAMASVPGFLACVSADIWTSSLDGRLPNAAVAGTLAMFLGISYLILIRLTPFLDAFDEDFLGNSLSLRRVPGFALWLRIGRRV; this comes from the coding sequence ATGTCGGTCCGCAGGACACTCACGCGAAATACCCTGTTCAACATCGGGGGACGCATCTGCGAAGCGCTCGTTTCGCTGGTGCTCATGTATTACATCTACACGCGCGTGGGCCTTGCCTATTCGGGGCTGTGGGGCTTGGTGGGCGCGGCCATCGGTTATGTATCGCTGGTCGATTTGGGCTTGGGCAGCGCCTACGGAAAGTTCATCGCGGAACACAACGCGCGTGGCGACCGCGAGGGCATCTCTTCCGTCGTGAGCACCGGACTCGCCTTCTATGCCGCGTTGGGGGTCGTTGTCGTAACAGTAGGGTGGCCCTGTGTCGATAAACTCATGATGTGGATGGCTTCGCGCCGCGGGGCCGATGGAATGCCGCTGCACGATCCCGCGTTTGTCGCGGACATGCGCTTCTTGCTCTTTGGCGCGCTACTTGTCTTTGCCGCGTCCAACTGCGTGGCGCCGTTCAGCGCCGTGCAGACCGGCCTCCAACGGATGGGCGTCACGAACGCCATCAGTACAGTGCTGGCCTTCGGCAAAGCGGTCGTCACGGTGCTGTTCCTGGAATTCGGATACGGTGTGCGCGGCCTTCTTTACGCCAACGTGACCATCTTCATGGCCTTCGCCGCCGTCACCGTCCTCTCCGCCTTTCTGCTCGCGCCCGGACTCCGCATATCGCCAAGGTATTTGCGCGGCGCGACGTTTCGCATGCTGTTGGGGTTTGGGTGGCGCACGCAAGTGGGCCGCCTCGCGAATCTCGTGACGTTCGATACCGATATACTGGTCATCGGATTTGTCTTGCAGCAATTTGACCGGTTGGGCCTCTATAAGTTCGGCATCGAACTGGCCAACAAAATGCGTCAAATCCCAGTGATGCTCTTGGGCGCTATTCTTCCTGCTGCGGCAGACCTCGACGCGCGCGCGGAACTCGAACGATTGCAGCGGCTGTATGTTCTGTCGACAAAATACGTCTCCGTCGTACTCGTGCCTCTGGCGGCGTTCACGATCGGTACGGCGGGAATTCTCATGCGCACGTGGCTCGGCCACGGATTCGAAACGTCCGCGTGGGTGCTGCGCATCATTGCGGCGGGGTATATCGCCAACGTGTTTGCAGGCCCTGGAATCAGCGTGGCGCTGGGCATGGGCCGCGCCGATTTGCAGATGCGATCCGGCATACTTGCAATGATTGTGAATATCGCTTTGACGGTCGTCCTCTACGTGTCGATCGGATTCTACGGTATACCGATTGCAACTGCAGCTTCGCTGTTTCTAACGACGGCGTGGTTTATCGTAGTGATGAAGTCCGTCATCGGAGTCTCTGCGAAGACGCTGGTAAGCACGACCCTGCTCTGGCCGGCGATGGCGAGTGTGCCCGGGTTTCTGGCCTGCGTGTCCGCGGATATCTGGACGTCGAGTCTCGATGGCCGTCTGCCGAACGCGGCCGTGGCCGGAACTCTGGCGATGTTCTTGGGGATTAGCTATCTTATCTTAATCCGGTTGACGCCATTCCTGGATGCATTCGATGAGGATTTCCTCGGCAACTCGCTGTCGTTGCGGCGTGTGCCTGGATTTGCCCTATGGCTCCGGATAGGACGCCGTGTCTAG